A window of Pseudophryne corroboree isolate aPseCor3 chromosome 12, aPseCor3.hap2, whole genome shotgun sequence contains these coding sequences:
- the LOC134980298 gene encoding uncharacterized protein LOC134980298 yields MEETNILEMQPLMQGMSPPTPVSTPPQQSTPPPQHSPTTPGTQGPDQVFWTTWARQQSTNEDCLRKQTQMFASLPSHLRRISRNLSRQNEQTTRIGNTMELMRTDITQVMGNLQCIMEEKHRQQQSYMSIFQNNQKINESLFRIVDNQNTATRELNATLTNLNETLRCMHQQQTSSSSGTTTSNIMPVSSPPRLSTRTRQHDSAKGKGQDKQPPKET; encoded by the coding sequence atggaggagacaaacatcttagaaatgcagccattaatgcaaggaatgagccccccaacacctgtgagtacaccaccacagcaaagcacaccaccaccacaacacagcccaacaacaccaggaacacaaggccctgatcaggtgttttggaccacttgggctagacagcagtccactaatgaagattgcctgcgtaagcagacacaaatgtttgcaagcctaccatctcacctcagaagaatatcaagaaatctgagtagacaaaatgaacaaacaaccagaataggcaataccatggaactcatgcgtacagacattacacaggtcatgggcaacttacagtgcataatggaagaaaagcacagacaacagcaaagttatatgagcatttttcaaaacaatcaaaagattaatgaaagtttattccgaatagtagacaatcaaaatactgctacacgtgaactcaatgccaccctcactaacctgaatgaaacactcagatgcatgcaccaacagcaaacaagcagcagttctggtacgactacttcaaatatcatgccagtctcatcaccaccaagactctCCACCAgaacacgacaacatgacagtgctaaaggcaaagggcaggacaagcagccaccaaaagaaacgtga